CAGGTTTCACGGTCCCCCTTCATGGCGTTGGCGGTCATGGCGATGATGGGCAACTCATGAAATCTCCCGATGGATCGTATCCGGCGGCTTGCTTCTAGGCCGTCCATGACCGGCATGCTCATATCCATAAGTACGGCGTCGTAGGGTTCCCGGGCCTCTTCCAGACGCTGCAGGGCTTCCAGGCCATTGTTGGCAACCTCGGTGACCGCCTCGATTTCCTCAAGGATGATGCATGTGACCTCCTGGTTGAAAACATTGTCATCAACCAAAAGAACACGCAGCCCCCTGATGGCTTGACGCAGACTGAGATTCTGTTCCTTGCCGGATTCTTGGACGCTCCGGTCGGCCTCGCACCCAAGCGCAGTCAGCACGGTCCTGAGCACACCGGCATGGGTAACCGGCTTAACCAGAAGCCCTGCCGCACCGATTTCAGCCAGGTCTCGTCCTTGCGGATCAACATGTGACGACAGCGCCGAAAGCAGCACCGGGACATTGCCGGAAAGGCCCTGCGCCCTGAGGCAGGACAATGTTTCCGGGCCGTCGAGTTCAGGCATGTCCCAATCAAGGATAATCAGAACAAATCTCCCCGGTTCGGAGGTTACGGCCTCAAGAGCCTGTTGCCCGGACTCGACGGTCACGCAGACAAACCCCAAGCGGGCCAGCGCGCCGGACAAAGCCTGAAGCGCCGCGGGATGGTCATCGGCCACGAGGATGGATTTCCCCTGCATGGCCGAGGGGACCATAAGCTCCGGGGAATGGGGCTGGTCTTGCAGATCGAATTCCAGGATGAACCAAAATACGGAGCCGCGTCCCGGCTCGCTTGAAAGGCCGATACGCCCGCCCATGAGATCCACAAGCCGGGAACTGATATTCAGGCCGAGACCCGCTCCGCCATAACGGTTGGCGGTATCCCCTCCGCCCTGTTCAAAAGGGCTGAACAAGCGGGGAAGAAGCTCCCTGGGGATGCCCGGTCCAGTGTCGGCGACTTCAAAATGCAATTTCACCCGGCCTTCGGCAGGAGCAACCTCCCCCTTTTGCATCTTGGAGCGGTTGACCGAGATCCTGACTTCACCGCCGGAAGTGAACTTGGCGGCATTGCCCGCAAGGTTGACCAGCACCTGCTTGAGCCGCATGGGGTCTCCAATGAGATGAACCGGCATGCCCTCTTCCAGGTTGCAGAGCAGTTCGTTGCCGTTTTTCTGAACCATGGGAGCGACGATGTCGCACGCCTCGCGCAGCAGCGATGCCAGGTCGAACGGCTTACGCTCCACTTCCAATTTTCCGGCTTCGATCTTTGCCAAATCGAGCATCTCGTTCATGAGCCCCAAAAGATGTCCGGCCGCGATTTTGACCTTGAGCAGACTTTGCCGCACCTGATCACAGGATACCTTCTGCAGGGCTATGTCCGTAAAACCCATGATGGCGGTCATGGGCGTGCGGATCTCGTGACTGATCCGGGCCAGAAAGAGATTCTTGGTCTGCGTGGCCATGGCGGAAGCCTCGCGCTCCAGTTTCAACTGCCTGATGCGGTAGGCCAGCGGCAGGGACATGAGCACCGCTTCCCCGGCCAGTGCCAGATTGAAGCCCATGCTGTAGCCCAGGCTCGACCAGCCGATGACCGTGGCCGAAAACACAAAGAACAGCATGGAAACCAGACACCAGGCGATGAACAGGATGCATCCGGGCCAGTGCCCTTTGAAACAACTGGCCAGACTCACTCCGAACCCCATCATGAACACGATCACGTTGAACGAAAGGTTGAACATGGTGTGTATGTGGGCG
The Desulfomicrobium macestii genome window above contains:
- a CDS encoding response regulator, whose translation is MSQPDRLADQVRQSVRLTFFWPFALALLIAVSGPTGPQPCHAEASTLGLDGACPNTMATRPQALNLLPGPGGQKTVSPNRAGDSLLVLGPYLEVLEDRTRSLTDIDQVLGAREFRPVFTSSVNLGMADSAWWFRFTVRLDPGQVWYFDPDWAYVRTLDFYSPLPGSVSDERRWARTSHRFGSTTEGRLIPIIADGQSHTYYFRVFSERVSFVRPSLCERNRCLSENNLRSAAFGAFVAVLMAMVVYNFVIFIYLRDRSYLWFVVFHAALLGYFSNKMWTPFFSYELQPLVAATSINLCAVSMCLFLRDFLETRKFHPIWDKMLLGMLLPTGALIVLGPFLPSAHIHTMFNLSFNVIVFMMGFGVSLASCFKGHWPGCILFIAWCLVSMLFFVFSATVIGWSSLGYSMGFNLALAGEAVLMSLPLAYRIRQLKLEREASAMATQTKNLFLARISHEIRTPMTAIMGFTDIALQKVSCDQVRQSLLKVKIAAGHLLGLMNEMLDLAKIEAGKLEVERKPFDLASLLREACDIVAPMVQKNGNELLCNLEEGMPVHLIGDPMRLKQVLVNLAGNAAKFTSGGEVRISVNRSKMQKGEVAPAEGRVKLHFEVADTGPGIPRELLPRLFSPFEQGGGDTANRYGGAGLGLNISSRLVDLMGGRIGLSSEPGRGSVFWFILEFDLQDQPHSPELMVPSAMQGKSILVADDHPAALQALSGALARLGFVCVTVESGQQALEAVTSEPGRFVLIILDWDMPELDGPETLSCLRAQGLSGNVPVLLSALSSHVDPQGRDLAEIGAAGLLVKPVTHAGVLRTVLTALGCEADRSVQESGKEQNLSLRQAIRGLRVLLVDDNVFNQEVTCIILEEIEAVTEVANNGLEALQRLEEAREPYDAVLMDMSMPVMDGLEASRRIRSIGRFHELPIIAMTANAMKGDRET